The Streptomyces sp. NBC_00576 genome contains the following window.
CAACCCCCGGCGCGGCTGGGAACGCCTCTACGTCGACCACGTCCAGCAGGCCGACACGGGCGCCGACCTGGACTTCCTCATCGGCTCCAGCGGCTCGAAGGTGAGCCGTGAATCGCACTGACGGGAGGGCCGGTACGACCGTCAGGTCGGCCCTGGTCACCGGGGGAGCGGGCGGACTCGGCGCGGCCACCGCCGAACGGCTCCGGGCCGACGGTGTGCAGGTGACGACGCTCGACCTCACCCCCGACGGCGCCGACGTCCGCGCGGACGTCACGGACGAGGGCGCGCTGCGCCGGGTCGCCGCCGAGATCGGCCCGGTGGACGTGCTGATCAACTCGGCAGGCATCGTCGGACCGAACAGACCGCTCACCGAGACGACCCCTGAGGAGTGGCGCCACGTCTTCGAGGTCAACGTCCTGGGCACCGTGAACACCATGCGGATCTTCGTCCCCGGCATGCGGGAGCGCGGCTGGGGCCGTGTGGTCAACCTCGCCAGCATCGCCGGCAAGGATGGCAACCCCCACCTGTCGGTCTACTCCGCGTCCAAGGCCGCGGTGATAGCCCTGACCAAGTCGGCCGGCAAGGAGTTGGCCACCAGCGGCGTCCTGGTCAATGTCGTCGCACCCGCCGTCATCGCCACGCCCATGAACGAGAACACGGCGCCCGAGGTTCTGGACCGCCTCACCGGCCTCATCCCGATGCGCCGGATCGGCCGCCCGGAGGAGGTCGCCGAACTGGTCGCCTACCTGGCCTCCGACCGGGTCAGCTTCTCCACCGGTGCCGTGTACGACATCAGCGGCGGACGCG
Protein-coding sequences here:
- a CDS encoding SDR family NAD(P)-dependent oxidoreductase; protein product: MNRTDGRAGTTVRSALVTGGAGGLGAATAERLRADGVQVTTLDLTPDGADVRADVTDEGALRRVAAEIGPVDVLINSAGIVGPNRPLTETTPEEWRHVFEVNVLGTVNTMRIFVPGMRERGWGRVVNLASIAGKDGNPHLSVYSASKAAVIALTKSAGKELATSGVLVNVVAPAVIATPMNENTAPEVLDRLTGLIPMRRIGRPEEVAELVAYLASDRVSFSTGAVYDISGGRATY